A part of Zonotrichia leucophrys gambelii isolate GWCS_2022_RI chromosome 7, RI_Zleu_2.0, whole genome shotgun sequence genomic DNA contains:
- the MAP2 gene encoding microtubule-associated protein 2 isoform X23, which yields MAEDRKDEAKAPHWTSGQLTEASSHPHSPEMKDQGGASAGLVRSANGFPYREEEELRLGSHEQPGTYAQTKENGINGELSSGSRETAEEVSARIVQVVTAEAVAVLKGEQEKEAQHKDQPGSLPLVEESANLPPSPPPSPASEQTGVLEEDLLAATKMEFRVQEGTCPFAAEPLDTKQRESGKDSKTVEQPKYDALVPQSAKTETTDEKDSESKDKVLSPPSEWMLKTDSQMKGEASFAEPAAKPPAPQEQEHLSSQLPEVSRAEERTAGVPSSTNQVMGIKFEDNLKDIQGGAISYGESSLLLPEPKAEAAKSELPSGPSPALPQELSLKDSFKTHQEPTDQLFAKDLSKDEQIHRDRTLSLQEVSAVTVDGLKTPSTPKIPPWGEEKDLTKDESDEEERYDFYDKGEAQLLDERKMTTKSEVKTPPPDKTDIEKDGEAKKLPDTLKAEKETDQSGLSAADVKKEVQQSTQVPPAKLSHELSHEKTAEHPDTAQLSRVTEKAPEAPGLTTEKTPTLEASQEKDVKKDTEEDKASLAAPHQMKEEEDQSGMSKYFETSALKEEAFKADGLKQSSDYYELSDTKESKYEPYQRGPLIPEDEEEEEEEELNQQQNVHAREMGYSTLAQSYTPDTSEEPSSPTERMFTIDPKVYGDKRELHSKNKDDLTLSRSLGLGGRSAIEQRSMSINLPMSCLDSIALGFSFGRAHDLSPLASDILTNTSGSMDEGDDYLPATTPAVEKAPCFPIESREEDEHTEEEKVTVEEKVQPETLAEPSFQAKDYYKNGAVLAPDLPEMLDLAGTRSRLASVSADAEVAQKKPVPADTVVEDSSTTLPPVTNENHVILKAESQLEDLGYCVFNKYTVPLPSPVQDSENLTSETCPFYEGTDEKLRRGLAPDLSLIEVKLAAAEKSKEDFLSERDLGQHGESTLVRNFEEEKKEKLDTVLEKSEDQVDSKEVCPIKGAEPEKTRAEAVLERKEESVASKVHLPADTMYDRISSSEIAIEKDSICLLLEKEKTLSVVHEIAEIADIELEPPIKPDYNAIKHDMEVAARRADQEYQSKLDTKISEVVSLPSGKDKTSLKKAEPEPKDAQQKEETIFSREAKDADVLSKTEPSYAKDSTKLSEIEIKEKVTKPDLVHQEAVDKEESYESSGEHDQAQESLNGESVKPEDVKAEQPKPPVSGEEMPTQLPAKGASVEPLLPKAEPLQEEPAEIQMESIPQLIEGAEETLDRAVKPTETQKLLPCELAAGALKEEEYEEEEVEAGQEAKEEDKQHLASEMPPEFGEPAAEEMGAKGSPEALPELKGIIESVVTVEDDFITVVQTTVDEGESASHSVRFAATQQEDIETGDSQAEEELDVEEVEIEPKEGSREAPASPQREEILLTNYKTETCDDYKDETTIDDSIMDTDSLWADTQDDDRSIMTEQLETVPKEEKAERELRRSSLDKHKKEKPFKTGRGRISTPERKIAKKEPSTLSRDEVRRKKVYKKAELAKKTEVQGHSPSRKIILKPAIKYTRPTHLSCVKRKQTAAGGETNQAPAVFKQAKEKLSDGVSKSPEKRSSLPRPSSILPPRRGVSGDRDREENSLSLTSSLSSSVRRTTRSEPIRSRTGKSGTSTPTTPGSTAITPGTPPSYASRTPGTPGTPSYSRTPHTPGTPKSAILVPTEKKVAIIRTPPKSPATPKQLRVINQPLPDLKNVRSKIGSTDNIKYQPKGGQVQIVTKKIDLSHVTSKCGSLKNIHHKPGGGRVKIESVKLDFKEKAQAKVGSLENAHHVPGGGNVKIDSQKLNFREHAKARVDHGAEIITQSPGRSSMASPRRLSNVSSSGSINLLESPQLATLAEDVTAALAKQGL from the exons ATTTACTTGCAGCCACGAAGATGGAATTCCGTGTCCAGGAGGGCACATGCCCTTTTGCAGCAGAACCATTAGACACAAAGCAACGTGAATCTGGGAAGGACAGTAAGACTGTTGAGCAGCCTAAATATGATGCCTTAGTTCCACAGTCAGCAAAAACAGAGACTACAGATGAAAAGGATTCAGAGAGCAAAGACAAAGTGCTTTCACCTCCATCAGAATGGATGTTGAAAACTGATTCACAGATGAAAGGGGAAGCCAGTTTTGCAGAACCTGCTGCTAAGCCTCCTGCTCCTCAAGAACAAGAGCACTTGTCATCTCAGCTGCCTGAAGTGAGCAGGGCGGAAGAAAGGACTGCAGGTGTGCCCTCATCAACCAACCAAGTTATGGGAATCAAATTTGAAGACAACCTCAAAGATATCCAGGGTGGTGCCATCAGCTATGGGGAAAGTTCTCTATTGCTACCAGAACCCAAGGCAGAAGCAGCCAAAAGTGAACTTCCTTCAGGCccatctcctgctctcccccagGAGCTTTCACTCAAAGACAGTTTCAAAACACATCAGGAACCTACTGACCAACTGTTTGCCAAAGATCTCAGTAAAGATGAACAGATCCACAGAGACAGGACATTATCTCTCCAGGAAGTCTCAGCAGTAACTGTAGATGGATTGAAAACTCcaagcaccccaaaaatccctccatggggagaggaaaaggactTGACTAAGGATGAGAGTGATGAGGAAGAAAGGTACGACTTCTATGATAAAGGGGAGGCTCAGCTATTAGATGAGCGTAAAATGACCACAAAATCAGAAGTTAAGACACCTCCCCCAGACAAAACAGACATTGAAAAGGATGGTGAAGCTAAAAAATTACCTGATACtctcaaagcagaaaaagaaacagaccaaagtgggctctcagcagcagaTGTGAAAAAGGAGGTGCAGCAAAGCACACAGGTACCCCCAGCTAAGTTAAGCCATGAACTGAGTCATGAGAAAACAGCAGAGCACCCTGATACCGCTCAGTTATCCAGAGTAACAGAGAAAGCCCCTGAGGCACCAGGTTTAACCACTGAGAAGACTCCTACTCTAGAAGCTTCTCAAGAGAAAGATGTTAAAAAAGATACTGAGGAGGATAAGGCAAGTCTTGCTGCTCCTCATCAAatgaaggaagaggaggatcaGTCAGGAATGTCAAAGTATTTTGAAACCTCTGCTCTGAAAGAGGAAGCCTTCAAAGCAGATGGTCTGAAACAAAGCAGTGATTACTATGAGCTAAGTGACACTAAAGAGAGTAAATATGAGCCTTATCAGAGAGGTCCTCTAATACCTgaagatgaagaggaggaggaagaggaagaattaAATCAGCAGCAGAATGTGCATGCTCGTGAAATGGGGTACAGTACCCTGGCTCAGAGCTATACACCAGACACATCTGAAGAACCCAGTTCTCCAACAGAAAGAATGTTCACTATTGACCCCAAAGTCTATGGGGATAAGAGAGAACTtcacagtaaaaataaagatgaCCTAACTCTGAGCAGGAGCTTGGGACTTGGGGGAAGATCTGCCATTGAACAGAGAAGTATGTCTATTAACTTGCCCATGTCCTGTCTGGATTCAATAGCCCTAGGATTTAGTTTTGGTCGTGCACACGATCTTTCTCCCCTCGCTTCAGATATTCTAACTAACACTAGTGGAAGTATGGATGAAGGTGATGACTACTTGCCAGCAACCACACCAGCAGTGGAGAAGGCCCCCTGCTTCCCCATTGAAAGTAGAGAGGAGGATGAGcacacagaagaagaaaaagtgacGGTagaagaaaaagtccagcctgAGACCTTGGCTGAACCATCTTTCCAGGCCAAAGATTACTACAAAAATGGGGCTGTCCTGGCTCCTGACCTGCCTGAAATGTTAGACTTGGCAGGGACAAGATCTAGATTAGCCTCTGTGAGTGCAGATGCTGAGGTGGCACAGAAGAAGCCAGTTCCTGCTGACACTGTTGTGGAAGACAGCAGCACAACCCTGCCACCTGTGACAAATGAAAACCATGTAATTCTGAAAGCTGAAAGCCAGCTGGAAGACTTGGGCTACTGTGTTTTCAATAAGTACACAGTACCACTCCCCTCCCCAGTTCAGGACAGTGAGAATTTAACAAGTGAAACCTGTCCCTTCTACGAAGGCACAGACGAAAAACTGAGACGTGGCCTTGCTCCTGACTTGTCTTTAATAGAAGTgaagctggcagctgctgaaaaatcaaaagaagACTTCCTCAGTGAAAGAGATTTAGGTCAGCATGGTGAGTCCACTCTGGTGAGGAACtttgaagaggagaaaaaagagaaactggATACTGTGCTAGAAAAAAGTGAAGATCAAGTTGACTCTAAAGAGGTCTGTCCCATTAAAGGAGCAGAACCAGAGAAGACAAGAGCTGAGGCAGTgttagaaaggaaagaagaaagtgtGGCTAGTAAAGTTCATTTACCTGCTGACACAATGTATGACAGAATTTCTTCTTCAGAGATAGCAATAGAAAAGGATTCTATTTGTTTGTTGTTGGAGAAGGAGAAGACTCTTAGTGTTGTTCATGAAATAGCTGAGATAGCTGATATAGAACTAGAGCCTCCAATTAAACCAGATTACAATGCTATTAAGCATGATATGGAGGTAGCTGCAAGGAGAGCTGACCAAGAATATCAGAGTAAGTTAGACACTAAGATCAGTGAGGTTGTTTCTCTTCCATCAGGGAAGGACAAAACCTCTCTTAAAAAAGCGGAGCCTGAACCCAAAGACGCTCAGCAGAAAGAAGAGACCATCTTCTCCAGAGAAGCAAAGGATGCAGATGTACTTTCCAAGACTGAGCCTAGTTATGCAAAGGACAGCACCAAACTGtcagaaatagaaattaaagaaaaagtaacTAAGCCGGATCTGGTACATCAAGAGGCAGTTGATAAGGAGGAATCTTATGAATCTAGTGGAGAGCATGATCAAGCCCAAGAAAGTTTAAATGGAGAATCTGTGAAACCAGAGGATGTCAAAGCAGAACAACCAAAACCTCCCGTGTCTGGGGAAGAGATGCCTACACAGCTACCAGCTAAGGGGGCTTCTGTGGAGCCCCTCTTGCCAAAAGCTGAGCCTCTCCAGGAGGAGCCTGCTGAGATTCAGATGGAGAGCATACCACAACTCATAGAAGGAGCTGAAGAGACTCTTGATAGAGCTGTGAAACCTACAGAAACCCaaaagctgctgccatgtgaactggcagctggagctctgaaagaggaagaatatgaggaagaagaggtggaAGCAGGGcaagaagcaaaagaagaggATAAACAGCATCTTGCATCAGAAATGCCCCCAGAGTTTGGTGAGcctgctgcagaggaaatgGGAGCCAAGGGTAGCCCAGAAGCCCTGCCTGAGCTGAAAGGCATTATTGAATCTGTGGTGACAGTGGAGGATGACTTCATCACAGTGGTGCAGACAACAGTTGATGAGGGTGAATCTGCCTCTCACAGCGTGCGCTTTGCTGCCACTCAGCAGGAAGACATTGAAACAGGAGACTCCcaggctgaggaggagctggatgtTGAAGAAGTGGAGATTGAGCCCAAGGAAGGCTCCCGAGAGGCTCCTGCTTCaccccagagagaagaaatcCTGCTCACTAACTACAAAACAGAGACGTGTGATGATTACAAAGATGAAACAACAATTGATGACTCCATCATGGACACAGACAGTCTCTGGGCAGACACTCAAG ATGATGATAGGAGCATCATGACTGAACAGTTAGAGACTGTTCCTAaagaggagaaagcagaaagagaatTGAGAAGATCATCTCTTGATAAGcataaaaaagagaaaccttTTAAAACTGGGAGAGGCAGGATTTCTActcctgaaaggaaaatagCTAAAAAGGAACCTAGCACACTCTCCAGAGATgaagtgagaaggaaaaaag TGTATAAGAAAGCTGAACTTGCTAAAAAAACTGAAGTTCAGGGCCACTCTCCctccaggaaaataattttaaaacctgCTATCAAATATACTAGACCAACTCATCTCTCCTGTGTTAAACGGAAGCAGACAG CAGCAGGTGGTGAAACAAACCAGGCTCCTGCTGTATTTaaacaagcaaaggaaaaactcTCA GATGGAGTAAGCAAGAGCCCCGAGAAGCGTTCATCTCTGCCAAGGCCttcctccatcctccctcctcGGCGAGGTGTTTCaggagacagagacagagaggAGAACTCCCTGTCCCTCACATCTTCGCTCTCCTCCTCAGTACGACGGACTACCC GATCAGAGCCAATTCGTAGCAGAACGGGAAAAAGTGGAACTTCTACCCCCACTACTCCTGGCTCCACTGCCATCACTCCAGGGACACCACCAAGCTATGCCTCCCGTACCCCAGGCACTCCAGGGACACCCAGTTACTCCAGAACTCCCCACActcctgggacccccaaatctgCAATACTGGTACCTACTGAGAAAAAAGTTGCCATAATTCGCACTCCTCCTAAATCTCCAGCCACTCCAAAGCAGCTACGAGTTATTAATCAGCCTCTACCTGACCTCAAGAATGTCAGGTCCAAAATTGGGTCAACAGATAATATCAAATACCAGCCTAAAGGAGGGCAG GTACAAATTGTAACCAAGAAGATTGACTTGAGTCATGTGACTTCTAAGTGTGGCTCGCTCAAGAATATCCACCACAAACCAG GAGGTGGGCGTGTGAAAATTGAGAGTGTGAAACTGgatttcaaagaaaaagctCAGGCTAAAGTTGGTTCACTGGAAAATGCCCACCATGTACCTGGTGGTGGTAACGTCAAG aTTGACAGCCAGAAGCTGAACTTCAGAGAGCACGCCAAGGCCCGTGTTGACCACGGGGCTGAGATCATCACGCAGTCACCGGGCAGGTCCAGCATGGCCTCGCCACGCAGACTCAGCAACGTCTCATCCTCCGGAAGCATCAACCTGCTTGAATCACCCCAGCTTGCTACCCTTGCTGAAGATGTCACAGCAGCCCTTGCCAAGCAGGGGTTATGA
- the MAP2 gene encoding microtubule-associated protein 2 isoform X9 encodes MAEDRKDEAKAPHWTSGQLTEASSHPHSPEMKDQGGASAGLVRSANGFPYREEEELRLGSHEQPGTYAQTKENGINGELSSGSRETAEEVSARIVQVVTAEAVAVLKGEQEKEAQHKDQPGSLPLAVEESANLPPSPPPSPASEQTGVLEEDLLAATKMEFRVQEGTCPFAAEPLDTKQRESGKDSKTVEQPKYDALVPQSAKTETTDEKDSESKDKVLSPPSEWMLKTDSQMKGEASFAEPAAKPPAPQEQEHLSSQLPEVSRAEERTAGVPSSTNQVMGIKFEDNLKDIQGGAISYGESSLLLPEPKAEAAKSELPSGPSPALPQELSLKDSFKTHQEPTDQLFAKDLSKDEQIHRDRTLSLQEVSAVTVDGLKTPSTPKIPPWGEEKDLTKDESDEEERYDFYDKGEAQLLDERKMTTKSEVKTPPPDKTDIEKDGEAKKLPDTLKAEKETDQSGLSAADVKKEVQQSTQVPPAKLSHELSHEKTAEHPDTAQLSRVTEKAPEAPGLTTEKTPTLEASQEKDVKKDTEEDKASLAAPHQMKEEEDQSGMSKYFETSALKEEAFKADGLKQSSDYYELSDTKESKYEPYQRGPLIPEDEEEEEEEELNQQQNVHAREMGYSTLAQSYTPDTSEEPSSPTERMFTIDPKVYGDKRELHSKNKDDLTLSRSLGLGGRSAIEQRSMSINLPMSCLDSIALGFSFGRAHDLSPLASDILTNTSGSMDEGDDYLPATTPAVEKAPCFPIESREEDEHTEEEKVTVEEKVQPETLAEPSFQAKDYYKNGAVLAPDLPEMLDLAGTRSRLASVSADAEVAQKKPVPADTVVEDSSTTLPPVTNENHVILKAESQLEDLGYCVFNKYTVPLPSPVQDSENLTSETCPFYEGTDEKLRRGLAPDLSLIEVKLAAAEKSKEDFLSERDLGQHGESTLVRNFEEEKKEKLDTVLEKSEDQVDSKEVCPIKGAEPEKTRAEAVLERKEESVASKVHLPADTMYDRISSSEIAIEKDSICLLLEKEKTLSVVHEIAEIADIELEPPIKPDYNAIKHDMEVAARRADQEYQSKLDTKISEVVSLPSGKDKTSLKKAEPEPKDAQQKEETIFSREAKDADVLSKTEPSYAKDSTKLSEIEIKEKVTKPDLVHQEAVDKEESYESSGEHDQAQESLNGESVKPEDVKAEQPKPPVSGEEMPTQLPAKGASVEPLLPKAEPLQEEPAEIQMESIPQLIEGAEETLDRAVKPTETQKLLPCELAAGALKEEEYEEEEVEAGQEAKEEDKQHLASEMPPEFGEPAAEEMGAKGSPEALPELKGIIESVVTVEDDFITVVQTTVDEGESASHSVRFAATQQEDIETGDSQAEEELDVEEVEIEPKEGSREAPASPQREEILLTNYKTETCDDYKDETTIDDSIMDTDSLWADTQDDDRSIMTEQLETVPKEEKAERELRRSSLDKHKKEKPFKTGRGRISTPERKIAKKEPSTLSRDEVRRKKAVYKKAELAKKTEVQGHSPSRKIILKPAIKYTRPTHLSCVKRKQTAAGGETNQAPAVFKQAKEKLSDGVSKSPEKRSSLPRPSSILPPRRGVSGDRDREENSLSLTSSLSSSVRRTTRSEPIRSRTGKSGTSTPTTPGSTAITPGTPPSYASRTPGTPGTPSYSRTPHTPGTPKSAILVPTEKKVAIIRTPPKSPATPKQLRVINQPLPDLKNVRSKIGSTDNIKYQPKGGQVQIVTKKIDLSHVTSKCGSLKNIHHKPGGGRVKIESVKLDFKEKAQAKVGSLENAHHVPGGGNVKIDSQKLNFREHAKARVDHGAEIITQSPGRSSMASPRRLSNVSSSGSINLLESPQLATLAEDVTAALAKQGL; translated from the exons ATTTACTTGCAGCCACGAAGATGGAATTCCGTGTCCAGGAGGGCACATGCCCTTTTGCAGCAGAACCATTAGACACAAAGCAACGTGAATCTGGGAAGGACAGTAAGACTGTTGAGCAGCCTAAATATGATGCCTTAGTTCCACAGTCAGCAAAAACAGAGACTACAGATGAAAAGGATTCAGAGAGCAAAGACAAAGTGCTTTCACCTCCATCAGAATGGATGTTGAAAACTGATTCACAGATGAAAGGGGAAGCCAGTTTTGCAGAACCTGCTGCTAAGCCTCCTGCTCCTCAAGAACAAGAGCACTTGTCATCTCAGCTGCCTGAAGTGAGCAGGGCGGAAGAAAGGACTGCAGGTGTGCCCTCATCAACCAACCAAGTTATGGGAATCAAATTTGAAGACAACCTCAAAGATATCCAGGGTGGTGCCATCAGCTATGGGGAAAGTTCTCTATTGCTACCAGAACCCAAGGCAGAAGCAGCCAAAAGTGAACTTCCTTCAGGCccatctcctgctctcccccagGAGCTTTCACTCAAAGACAGTTTCAAAACACATCAGGAACCTACTGACCAACTGTTTGCCAAAGATCTCAGTAAAGATGAACAGATCCACAGAGACAGGACATTATCTCTCCAGGAAGTCTCAGCAGTAACTGTAGATGGATTGAAAACTCcaagcaccccaaaaatccctccatggggagaggaaaaggactTGACTAAGGATGAGAGTGATGAGGAAGAAAGGTACGACTTCTATGATAAAGGGGAGGCTCAGCTATTAGATGAGCGTAAAATGACCACAAAATCAGAAGTTAAGACACCTCCCCCAGACAAAACAGACATTGAAAAGGATGGTGAAGCTAAAAAATTACCTGATACtctcaaagcagaaaaagaaacagaccaaagtgggctctcagcagcagaTGTGAAAAAGGAGGTGCAGCAAAGCACACAGGTACCCCCAGCTAAGTTAAGCCATGAACTGAGTCATGAGAAAACAGCAGAGCACCCTGATACCGCTCAGTTATCCAGAGTAACAGAGAAAGCCCCTGAGGCACCAGGTTTAACCACTGAGAAGACTCCTACTCTAGAAGCTTCTCAAGAGAAAGATGTTAAAAAAGATACTGAGGAGGATAAGGCAAGTCTTGCTGCTCCTCATCAAatgaaggaagaggaggatcaGTCAGGAATGTCAAAGTATTTTGAAACCTCTGCTCTGAAAGAGGAAGCCTTCAAAGCAGATGGTCTGAAACAAAGCAGTGATTACTATGAGCTAAGTGACACTAAAGAGAGTAAATATGAGCCTTATCAGAGAGGTCCTCTAATACCTgaagatgaagaggaggaggaagaggaagaattaAATCAGCAGCAGAATGTGCATGCTCGTGAAATGGGGTACAGTACCCTGGCTCAGAGCTATACACCAGACACATCTGAAGAACCCAGTTCTCCAACAGAAAGAATGTTCACTATTGACCCCAAAGTCTATGGGGATAAGAGAGAACTtcacagtaaaaataaagatgaCCTAACTCTGAGCAGGAGCTTGGGACTTGGGGGAAGATCTGCCATTGAACAGAGAAGTATGTCTATTAACTTGCCCATGTCCTGTCTGGATTCAATAGCCCTAGGATTTAGTTTTGGTCGTGCACACGATCTTTCTCCCCTCGCTTCAGATATTCTAACTAACACTAGTGGAAGTATGGATGAAGGTGATGACTACTTGCCAGCAACCACACCAGCAGTGGAGAAGGCCCCCTGCTTCCCCATTGAAAGTAGAGAGGAGGATGAGcacacagaagaagaaaaagtgacGGTagaagaaaaagtccagcctgAGACCTTGGCTGAACCATCTTTCCAGGCCAAAGATTACTACAAAAATGGGGCTGTCCTGGCTCCTGACCTGCCTGAAATGTTAGACTTGGCAGGGACAAGATCTAGATTAGCCTCTGTGAGTGCAGATGCTGAGGTGGCACAGAAGAAGCCAGTTCCTGCTGACACTGTTGTGGAAGACAGCAGCACAACCCTGCCACCTGTGACAAATGAAAACCATGTAATTCTGAAAGCTGAAAGCCAGCTGGAAGACTTGGGCTACTGTGTTTTCAATAAGTACACAGTACCACTCCCCTCCCCAGTTCAGGACAGTGAGAATTTAACAAGTGAAACCTGTCCCTTCTACGAAGGCACAGACGAAAAACTGAGACGTGGCCTTGCTCCTGACTTGTCTTTAATAGAAGTgaagctggcagctgctgaaaaatcaaaagaagACTTCCTCAGTGAAAGAGATTTAGGTCAGCATGGTGAGTCCACTCTGGTGAGGAACtttgaagaggagaaaaaagagaaactggATACTGTGCTAGAAAAAAGTGAAGATCAAGTTGACTCTAAAGAGGTCTGTCCCATTAAAGGAGCAGAACCAGAGAAGACAAGAGCTGAGGCAGTgttagaaaggaaagaagaaagtgtGGCTAGTAAAGTTCATTTACCTGCTGACACAATGTATGACAGAATTTCTTCTTCAGAGATAGCAATAGAAAAGGATTCTATTTGTTTGTTGTTGGAGAAGGAGAAGACTCTTAGTGTTGTTCATGAAATAGCTGAGATAGCTGATATAGAACTAGAGCCTCCAATTAAACCAGATTACAATGCTATTAAGCATGATATGGAGGTAGCTGCAAGGAGAGCTGACCAAGAATATCAGAGTAAGTTAGACACTAAGATCAGTGAGGTTGTTTCTCTTCCATCAGGGAAGGACAAAACCTCTCTTAAAAAAGCGGAGCCTGAACCCAAAGACGCTCAGCAGAAAGAAGAGACCATCTTCTCCAGAGAAGCAAAGGATGCAGATGTACTTTCCAAGACTGAGCCTAGTTATGCAAAGGACAGCACCAAACTGtcagaaatagaaattaaagaaaaagtaacTAAGCCGGATCTGGTACATCAAGAGGCAGTTGATAAGGAGGAATCTTATGAATCTAGTGGAGAGCATGATCAAGCCCAAGAAAGTTTAAATGGAGAATCTGTGAAACCAGAGGATGTCAAAGCAGAACAACCAAAACCTCCCGTGTCTGGGGAAGAGATGCCTACACAGCTACCAGCTAAGGGGGCTTCTGTGGAGCCCCTCTTGCCAAAAGCTGAGCCTCTCCAGGAGGAGCCTGCTGAGATTCAGATGGAGAGCATACCACAACTCATAGAAGGAGCTGAAGAGACTCTTGATAGAGCTGTGAAACCTACAGAAACCCaaaagctgctgccatgtgaactggcagctggagctctgaaagaggaagaatatgaggaagaagaggtggaAGCAGGGcaagaagcaaaagaagaggATAAACAGCATCTTGCATCAGAAATGCCCCCAGAGTTTGGTGAGcctgctgcagaggaaatgGGAGCCAAGGGTAGCCCAGAAGCCCTGCCTGAGCTGAAAGGCATTATTGAATCTGTGGTGACAGTGGAGGATGACTTCATCACAGTGGTGCAGACAACAGTTGATGAGGGTGAATCTGCCTCTCACAGCGTGCGCTTTGCTGCCACTCAGCAGGAAGACATTGAAACAGGAGACTCCcaggctgaggaggagctggatgtTGAAGAAGTGGAGATTGAGCCCAAGGAAGGCTCCCGAGAGGCTCCTGCTTCaccccagagagaagaaatcCTGCTCACTAACTACAAAACAGAGACGTGTGATGATTACAAAGATGAAACAACAATTGATGACTCCATCATGGACACAGACAGTCTCTGGGCAGACACTCAAG ATGATGATAGGAGCATCATGACTGAACAGTTAGAGACTGTTCCTAaagaggagaaagcagaaagagaatTGAGAAGATCATCTCTTGATAAGcataaaaaagagaaaccttTTAAAACTGGGAGAGGCAGGATTTCTActcctgaaaggaaaatagCTAAAAAGGAACCTAGCACACTCTCCAGAGATgaagtgagaaggaaaaaag CAGTGTATAAGAAAGCTGAACTTGCTAAAAAAACTGAAGTTCAGGGCCACTCTCCctccaggaaaataattttaaaacctgCTATCAAATATACTAGACCAACTCATCTCTCCTGTGTTAAACGGAAGCAGACAG CAGCAGGTGGTGAAACAAACCAGGCTCCTGCTGTATTTaaacaagcaaaggaaaaactcTCA GATGGAGTAAGCAAGAGCCCCGAGAAGCGTTCATCTCTGCCAAGGCCttcctccatcctccctcctcGGCGAGGTGTTTCaggagacagagacagagaggAGAACTCCCTGTCCCTCACATCTTCGCTCTCCTCCTCAGTACGACGGACTACCC GATCAGAGCCAATTCGTAGCAGAACGGGAAAAAGTGGAACTTCTACCCCCACTACTCCTGGCTCCACTGCCATCACTCCAGGGACACCACCAAGCTATGCCTCCCGTACCCCAGGCACTCCAGGGACACCCAGTTACTCCAGAACTCCCCACActcctgggacccccaaatctgCAATACTGGTACCTACTGAGAAAAAAGTTGCCATAATTCGCACTCCTCCTAAATCTCCAGCCACTCCAAAGCAGCTACGAGTTATTAATCAGCCTCTACCTGACCTCAAGAATGTCAGGTCCAAAATTGGGTCAACAGATAATATCAAATACCAGCCTAAAGGAGGGCAG GTACAAATTGTAACCAAGAAGATTGACTTGAGTCATGTGACTTCTAAGTGTGGCTCGCTCAAGAATATCCACCACAAACCAG GAGGTGGGCGTGTGAAAATTGAGAGTGTGAAACTGgatttcaaagaaaaagctCAGGCTAAAGTTGGTTCACTGGAAAATGCCCACCATGTACCTGGTGGTGGTAACGTCAAG aTTGACAGCCAGAAGCTGAACTTCAGAGAGCACGCCAAGGCCCGTGTTGACCACGGGGCTGAGATCATCACGCAGTCACCGGGCAGGTCCAGCATGGCCTCGCCACGCAGACTCAGCAACGTCTCATCCTCCGGAAGCATCAACCTGCTTGAATCACCCCAGCTTGCTACCCTTGCTGAAGATGTCACAGCAGCCCTTGCCAAGCAGGGGTTATGA